DNA from Campylobacter sp. RM5004:
TAAACATAGGAAAGATTAAAAGCGATATTGCTAATATGCAGTTTAAATTAAGCAATTATGACAAAGCAATAAAAGCAGATTTTAGCAAGAATTTAACGCAAAAAAATGCTAAATTACAAGAATTTTCTAATATAAAAAACAAAATCAATTTTAAGCTAAAAATAGCAAGTGAAAATATTTTAAATAAAAAAACTTTATTAAATAATAGCTTTAAACCTAAATTTAAAGAAAAATATGTAAAAATAAACAATTATCATCAGATTTTAAGCACTCATCAAGCGTTTTTAGAGAGCATAAAAGAATATGCAAGAATTATGAAAAATAATAAAGCAGTTAGTTTAAAATCTTTAAAAGTAGGCGATGAAATAGTTTTAAAATCATTTGATAGTGAAAAATTAGCAAAGATTATAAAGGAGTAAAAAAATGAGACAATATAATTTTAGTGCAGGTCCATCAGAATTACCATTAGAAGTATTAAAAGAAATTCAAGAAGAATTATTAAGCTATAAAAACAACGGCTTTTCAATCATGGAAATAAGTCATCGCTCAAGCTACTATGAGCAAATGCATAATGACGCTATAAAAGATGCAAAAGAGCTTTATGGAATAAATGATGATTATGAAGTAATTTTCGTTCAAGGTGGAGCTACTATGCAATTTAGCTTATTAGCTATGAATTTTAGCCTTGATAATAAGCCATGTGAATACATTGATACTGATGTTTGGACGCAAAAAGCTTGTGAAGAAGCTATCTTAGCAGGGGTAAATGCAAAAATTGTAGCAAGCTCAAAAGATAGTAAATATAATTATATTCCAAAAGTTAGTTTAAATAGCGATAGTTCTTATACTTATATATGCTCAAATAACACGGTTCATGGAACTCAATACAAGCAACTTCCTATTTCAAATTCTCCTTTGATTATTGATGCTAGTTCGGACTTTTTTTCAAGGAAATTAGACTTTTCAAATATAGGCGTTTTATATGGTGGAGTTCAAAAAAATGCTGGTATAGCAGGATTTGCTTGTTTGATTATTAGAAAAGATTTGTTAGAAAGAAGCAAAAACAAATCAATGCCTAAGATGTTTAATTACAACACTTACGCTGATAACAATTCATTATTTAACACTCCTCCTACATTTGCTATTTATGTATATGCAAAAATTATGAAATGGATTAAGGCAAAGGGTGGCCTTGATGTGATAAATAAAGAAAACGAAATAAAAGCTAAATATCTTTATGATATTATTGATAATAGTAGTTTTTATAAAGCTTATGTGAATAATGAAGATAGGTCGATTATGAATGTTTGCTTTACAACAGGAAATGATGAATTAGACTTAGAATTTTGGAGCAAAGCTGCTAAAGAGCACAATATGCTAGGCTTAAAAGGGCATAAAAAACTAGGCGGTTTAAGAGCTAGTATTTATAATAGTGCTAGTTTAGAAAAAGTAAAAATTCTAGGTGAATATATGAAAGAATACGAAAGGGTTCGTGGATGAAAAAAGGCTTTTCATTAATTGAACTTATATTTGCTATGGTTGTTATTGGAATTTGCATTGCTGCAATTCCAAAAATAGTAAATGCGAGTTTAGAAAGTGATGAGATTAGTTATAAACAAGAATATTTTTATGAAGTAAAAGAATTTTATGGGCTTATTAGAAACTTGCCTTTTAGTAAGCAAAATGTATCTTATGATGATTATAAACAAAATAGTTTATTATCTCAATTTATTGCAAATTGTGGTGGTGTTATATCAAAATTTATACCGCAATATGAATTAAGCGAATTGAGTTTAATTAATATAAATCCAAGATATGGAAGGGGTTTTAGTAGCAAAGGTAGTCTAGGAATTGATATTTTAATAAATGGTATTCGTGGTAATTATAATAATACAACTTTTACAAATGCTTTAAGTCAAAGTTTTTCATATAAGTTTGCAGACCCAGCAAAAGGCTCTAAGGTTGATAGTAGTTATATTTTTAAGACCATTGGAAAAATATCTGTAGTACCTTATAAGCCAAAGACAAAAACTGATAGTTTTTTTGCAACCATTGATGGCTGTGATAAAGAAATAGCCTTAATGTATCCATTACAAATATATGATGATAAGAATGAAATATTTTTATCTTTTGATACATTTTATAATACCTTTGGAAGACTTGATAGTATTTATAGTCAGTATTCTATGATGACAAAAGATTCAGCATGGCAAATTACAAATGAAGATAAATTAAAAAGTTATCTTAATTTATAAGGAAATTTATGAAAAAAGCTTTTACAATAATTGAATTAATAGTAGTAATTGTTATATTAGGAATTGTTGCAGGACTTGGAATTGAGATTATTAAATTTTCTTACGACAACGAACAAAGAGTAAGGATATTAAATGAGCTTGAATTAAAATCACAAGTTACAATGGACTTTTTAACAACACATTTAAATAATGCTATTAAAAATAGTTATAGATTAAAAAAACAAGAGAACTCAGAATGTGCTAATTCTATTACTGATTGTAAATTTGTATTTAACATGAGTAAGACTTCTTTAAAAGATAGTGATTTTAAGATTTTTGAATGGGCTAGAATAGCAATAACTGATAAAAAACAAGGCAAGTGGGATGGATTAAATGAGACAAGATATGTTATTGAAAAGGCTGTAAATAATAAATCAGATTGTTACGATAATTTAGCAAATCCTAACTATTTTCAATGTTTTTCGCAAAAAAAAATAAATCAAAAAATAATAGATAATTATAGCGAAGGAACAATACTTGGCATATATTTCTTAGGAGATAATATTGCAACTTCAACTTCATTTATGGAAAAAGATTTATATGACTTTGAAGTATATTCTATAACTTCTACTGCTGGAACTACAAGTAAGGCAACTAGAATTAAATTAAGATTAGATGAGAAAAATTTCACTATGAGTAATGTTTATGTATTGGTTGATAAGATTGAAGGTGTTATTTATGATGGCACAGAAAATAAACTTAAATATTATAGTTATGATTATAAAGATAAAAAACCAAATTTTGTAACAAATACAAAAGACATAGCTAAAGTTACTTTAGTTAATCATGTAAGCGATTTTTCTATAAGCAGTAATAACGGAGTTACAACGCTTAGATTATGCTTAGAAGCAAAAGATTTACCAGGTAGTTTTATTAACAAAAAAACAACAATTTCAGTATGTAAAACGGGAGTTATATTATGAAAAAACCTGCTTTTAGTTTAATTACTGCTATTATTTTTATTATCTTAGTAAGCGTTGTTGGGGTTTTGACATTAACTTCTTCAAAAAGCACATTGTCATTTGCTTCAAGAGCTTATTTAAAAGAACAGGTTGAGTTTTTAATGGACGGAGCTAGAGCTAGGGCTTTGGCTGATTGGTTTAATTCAGGCGATCCTACTAAAAATGGTGGTATATATGCAGGTGGTACGCAAACTAGGACATATTATTATCCTAGCGATACTGATAGAAAATATATAATTACAATAGAATATTTTAAAGTTAATCCAAATGGTGCTTTAAAATTTGATAAAAACACTGTTTTGGCAAGAATTAGTGTTGAAACAGGGGTAGAATTATCAAAAATAGCAAAGATTAAATTAGTTAGAGATTACACAATAGGAAATTAATTTCCTATTTCAAATTCCACACAAAAAAAGGTTAAAAAATGCAAGACTTTATACAAGAACATTTTATAAACAGAAAAAACACAAACTCATCTAAATGGGATAATCTAGCAGTAAGATTTAATGATAATAGAGACTTACTTGCAATGTGGGTTGCTGATATGGAGTTTAAGACAGCTAAAGAAATACTAAGTGCAATTAATGAAAGAGTAAATCACGGAATATTCGGCTATTCTCTTACTCCTAATAGCTATTATGAGAGCTTTATTTCTTGGATGAAACAATATCATAATGTAGAGCTTAAAAAAGAATGGATTAGATTTAATCTAGGCGTTGTAAATAGTATATATCATTTAATAAATTGCTTTAGCAAAGAAAATGATAGTATTTTAATACTATCTCCTGTGTATTATCCATTCGCAAGAGCTGTTAAAGATAATCATAGAAAATTAGTAGAAAATGAGCTAGTTTATAATGAAGATAATGGCGAGTTTTGTATTGATTATGACAAGCTTGAAAAAGACATTGTTACAAATGATGTAAAAATGGTTATATTTTGTTCTCCACATAATCCTATTAGTAGGATTTGGAATGCAGATGAGCTTAAAAAATGCTTTGATATTTTTAAAAAACATAATGTTTTAATAATTAGTGATGAAATTCATCAAGACTTTACTTATAAAAAAAGCTTTATTTCAGCACTTAATTACGAAGAATATTTTGATAATTTAATCATCTTAAATGCAGCTTCAAAGACATTTAATCTTGCTTGTTTGCTTAATTCTCACATTATCATTCCTAATGAAAAATTATTAGCAGTTTATGATGAATTTGCTAAGAGATTTAATCAAATTGAAACAAATATAATAGGTCAATTAGCAACCGAAATTGCTTACAAAAAAGCAAGATATTGGCTTGAAAATGTAAAAGAAATTATTTATAAAAATTATTTATATATAAAAGATGAGTTCGCAAAAGATGAAATAACAAAAAATATCATTATAAGCCCATTTGAAGGCACATATTTGCTATTTTTAAATTTTAGTAAAGTTATAAATGAAAATAGAATGAAAGAATTTATTCAAGATGATTGCATGATAGCGATTGATTATGGTGATTGGTTCGGTAAAGACTATAAAGGTTTTATGAGAGTAAATCTAGCAACAGCTCCTATTCATATAGAAGAATTTGTAAAAAGAGTTAAAAATCAATTAAAAATCAAGGATTATAGATGAGCGTTTTTAAAAGTTATAGACAATCTTTGTTTTTGATTTTAGCAATTTTTATTGGTTCAGTTGTAGGGTATTTTATGCAAGAAAAGGCTTTAATGTTTGAAAGCCTTGCGAATTTGTTTTTAAATTTATTATTTTGTATAGTTGTGCCTTTAATCTTCGTTTCTTTAGTAAGCTCTATTGCAAATGCTAAAAGTAGTTCGGTATTTGGTAAGACTATTTTAGTGATGATTTTAGTATTTTTAGTAAGTGGGATTATTTCAGGTATTTTTGGTTTAGCATTCTTTTCATTGTTTGATTTTAAAACTAATGTGGCTTTATCTAGAATTGATGATGTTAAAACAAGTGCTGATGTTTTATCTATGTTTAGCGTAGGTAATTTTTATGAGTTATTTACTAGAAAAAATCTAATTCCTTTAATCGTATTTGCTTTATTTTTTGGTGTTGCACTATTAAAATGCAAAGAAGAATGCAAAAATGTGATTAATTTTTTTAGCGAGTTAAATATAGTTGTTAATAAAATGGTTAATTTTATAATGATGTTTGCTCCTATTGGTTTGGCTTGTTTTTTTGCTGTTTTATTTGGCACAACAGGAAAGCAAATCACAGATGATTTAGCTAAAGCTATAATTGCATTTTTCTTAATAACTCCTGTTTATTTTATAATTCATAATGCGATTTTTGCATATTTTGCAGATGGTATTAATGGAGTTAAATTGTTTTTTAAAAATATTTTAACAAGCGTTATTGTAGCTTTAGGCACATGCTCAAGCGTTGCAGTAATTCCTAGTAATATAAAAGCAGCTTCAAATATAGGTGTAAATCCTAATGTAAATACTCTTGTAACTTCTTTAGCGGCGTCACTTCATAAGCCTGGCTCAGTTGTTTTAGCGATTTTAAAAATGGCTGTTGTTTGTGCTATTTTCAATATAGATTTATTTACGGCTTCTAATATGATTAAAGCAATAATTGTTGCTATTTTAATAGGTTCAGTTGTTGGGCCAATTCCAACTGGTGGTTATATTAGCGAAATGCTTGTGGTTGGTGCTTTTAATCTTCCTATTGAAGCTCTTCCTATTGTT
Protein-coding regions in this window:
- a CDS encoding prepilin-type N-terminal cleavage/methylation domain-containing protein: MKKAFTIIELIVVIVILGIVAGLGIEIIKFSYDNEQRVRILNELELKSQVTMDFLTTHLNNAIKNSYRLKKQENSECANSITDCKFVFNMSKTSLKDSDFKIFEWARIAITDKKQGKWDGLNETRYVIEKAVNNKSDCYDNLANPNYFQCFSQKKINQKIIDNYSEGTILGIYFLGDNIATSTSFMEKDLYDFEVYSITSTAGTTSKATRIKLRLDEKNFTMSNVYVLVDKIEGVIYDGTENKLKYYSYDYKDKKPNFVTNTKDIAKVTLVNHVSDFSISSNNGVTTLRLCLEAKDLPGSFINKKTTISVCKTGVIL
- the serC gene encoding 3-phosphoserine/phosphohydroxythreonine transaminase, whose translation is MRQYNFSAGPSELPLEVLKEIQEELLSYKNNGFSIMEISHRSSYYEQMHNDAIKDAKELYGINDDYEVIFVQGGATMQFSLLAMNFSLDNKPCEYIDTDVWTQKACEEAILAGVNAKIVASSKDSKYNYIPKVSLNSDSSYTYICSNNTVHGTQYKQLPISNSPLIIDASSDFFSRKLDFSNIGVLYGGVQKNAGIAGFACLIIRKDLLERSKNKSMPKMFNYNTYADNNSLFNTPPTFAIYVYAKIMKWIKAKGGLDVINKENEIKAKYLYDIIDNSSFYKAYVNNEDRSIMNVCFTTGNDELDLEFWSKAAKEHNMLGLKGHKKLGGLRASIYNSASLEKVKILGEYMKEYERVRG
- a CDS encoding PatB family C-S lyase, whose protein sequence is MQDFIQEHFINRKNTNSSKWDNLAVRFNDNRDLLAMWVADMEFKTAKEILSAINERVNHGIFGYSLTPNSYYESFISWMKQYHNVELKKEWIRFNLGVVNSIYHLINCFSKENDSILILSPVYYPFARAVKDNHRKLVENELVYNEDNGEFCIDYDKLEKDIVTNDVKMVIFCSPHNPISRIWNADELKKCFDIFKKHNVLIISDEIHQDFTYKKSFISALNYEEYFDNLIILNAASKTFNLACLLNSHIIIPNEKLLAVYDEFAKRFNQIETNIIGQLATEIAYKKARYWLENVKEIIYKNYLYIKDEFAKDEITKNIIISPFEGTYLLFLNFSKVINENRMKEFIQDDCMIAIDYGDWFGKDYKGFMRVNLATAPIHIEEFVKRVKNQLKIKDYR
- a CDS encoding cation:dicarboxylase symporter family transporter, with product MSVFKSYRQSLFLILAIFIGSVVGYFMQEKALMFESLANLFLNLLFCIVVPLIFVSLVSSIANAKSSSVFGKTILVMILVFLVSGIISGIFGLAFFSLFDFKTNVALSRIDDVKTSADVLSMFSVGNFYELFTRKNLIPLIVFALFFGVALLKCKEECKNVINFFSELNIVVNKMVNFIMMFAPIGLACFFAVLFGTTGKQITDDLAKAIIAFFLITPVYFIIHNAIFAYFADGINGVKLFFKNILTSVIVALGTCSSVAVIPSNIKAASNIGVNPNVNTLVTSLAASLHKPGSVVLAILKMAVVCAIFNIDLFTASNMIKAIIVAILIGSVVGPIPTGGYISEMLVVGAFNLPIEALPIVILIGTIADAPATLLNAASDVSATMVVNKYVGKKDE
- a CDS encoding prepilin-type N-terminal cleavage/methylation domain-containing protein yields the protein MKKGFSLIELIFAMVVIGICIAAIPKIVNASLESDEISYKQEYFYEVKEFYGLIRNLPFSKQNVSYDDYKQNSLLSQFIANCGGVISKFIPQYELSELSLININPRYGRGFSSKGSLGIDILINGIRGNYNNTTFTNALSQSFSYKFADPAKGSKVDSSYIFKTIGKISVVPYKPKTKTDSFFATIDGCDKEIALMYPLQIYDDKNEIFLSFDTFYNTFGRLDSIYSQYSMMTKDSAWQITNEDKLKSYLNL